A genomic region of Xiphophorus couchianus chromosome 9, X_couchianus-1.0, whole genome shotgun sequence contains the following coding sequences:
- the rsph10b gene encoding radial spoke head 10 homolog B isoform X5 — protein sequence MEVLNAELCDEEICMEAEIENNESGGENLDESLLSLSERVANILLRGSESNDRTQTEDIYDLPDIICLKIQRYKGETSDGQINGEGVASFHRGHEYKGIFSKGLMEGFGTFTQADGVKYEGDFVCNLPMGQGTFTWLDGSTYTGDISRGIRHGRGTYKCPRTGMSYSGQWDHSKRHGKGKVYYNEDQTSWYDGDWVVNKRDGWGERGYPSGNTYTGEWRNNLRHGEGTMNWTKLGQQYVGSWKDGVQHGLGTHTWFLKRIDGSQYAQSNQYSGEFFEGQRHGKGIFYYAGGAIYTGEWRNNKKHGQGKLTARSGRVFECDFDDDLILASLNEDRASLPLVAVAGILPLSDNDSKILGSDMAFNIQVLLNKIPQRDREAERMKVESVVMSQHVELRLIFGFYSKLGLSSRSSPPDNIFLLSHLQFWRLLKDCNIHRHSVTLTQIERLIREDRGVAKTCSPFTFMPLHEFLMGLVTVAYYIYREDLVSEKHLLAACFSKLMTNDVLPNARNVKGLLFSQPDVTQEALKYLNKCWEIFQYFCRIYSAHRNETCMTCRHLLRMFKDLGLFDQRLTTTTLLEFLIAEHCLSDNWPSRVDLEIVFLEFFEVLLDCAELKFQQVFDEPEESTVQIATDSQITEAEEASGEEEAEATAEHVQEVRIFLLFTSNMQNSLLKSVEVGNQIMLI from the exons ATGGAGGTTTTAAATGCTGAACTGTGCGACGAAGAAATATGTATGGAAGCAGAAATTGAAAACAACGAGAGTGGCGGTGAAAACTTAGATGAAAGCTTGTTAAGTTTATCAGAAAGAGTAGCTAATATTCTGCTGAGGGGCTCGGAGAGTAATGACCGAACCCAAACCGAAGACATTTATGATCTCCCTGATATAATTTGCCTGAAAATACAAAG GTACAAAGGAGAAACCAGTGATGGACAGATCAATGGAGAAGGTGTTGCTTCTTTTCACAGAGGACATGAGTACAAG GGAATTTTCTCCAAAGGACTCATGGAGGGATTTGGTACCTTCACACAGGCAGATGGTGTGAAATATGAG GGAGACTTTGTGTGCAACTTGCCAATGGGCCAGGGAACTTTCACATGGCTTGATGGTAGCACCTATACAGGGGACATCAGCAGAGGTATAAGACATGGAAGGGGAACCTACAAGTGTCCCAGAACCGGTATGTCTTACAGTGGGCAGTGGGACCACAGCAAGAGGCATGGAAAG GGTAAAGTGTATTATAATGAGGACCAGACCTCCTGGTATGATGGGGACTGGGTGGTGAACAAGAGAGACGGATGGGGAGAGAGGGG TTACCCGTCTGGAAACACATACACTGGTGAATGGAGGAACAATCTGAGGCATGGAGAGGGAACTATGAACTGGACCAAACTGGGACAGCAGTATGTTGGGAGCTGGAAAGATGGTGTGCAG CATGGTTTGGGCACACACACCTGGTTTTTGAAGCGCATTGATGGATCCCAGTATGCCCAGAGCAACCAGTACAGTGGGGAGTTCTTTGAAGGTCAGCGTCACGGAAAAGGAATCTTTTACTACGCTGGTGGTGCGATCTACACAGGAGAATGGaggaacaataaaaaacacGGGCAG GGCAAGCTCACTGCGAGGAGTGGCCGTGTATTTGAATGCGACTTTGATGACGATCTGATCTTAGCCAGCCTGAATGAAGACAGAGCTTCACTGCCCCTCG TCGCCGTCGCAGGCATCCTTCCGCTGTCAGACAACGACTCCAAGATACTAGGATCTGACATGGCTTTCAACATCCAAGTTCTCCTGAATAAGATCCCACAGAGAGACCGTGAGGCTGAGCGCATGAAG GTGGAGTCTGTGGTGATGAGCCAACACGTGGAGCTGAGGCTCATCTTTGGTTTCTACAGCAAACTCGGCCTCTCCAGTCGCTCCAGTCCTCCTGACAACATCTTCCTGCTGTCCCACCTGCAGTTCTGGCGCCTGCTCAAGGACTGCAACATCCACCGTCACAGCGTGACGCTGACACAGATAGAACGTTTGATCAGAG AAGATAGAGGTGTAGCAAAGACCTGCTCACCTTTCACGTTCATGCCGCTTCATGAGTTTCTCATGGGTCTAGTGACGGTGGCCTACTACATCTACAGGGAAGATCTGGT GTCGGAGAAGCACCTGTTGGCCGCCTGCTTTTCCAAACTGATGACGAACGACGTCCTTCCAAACGCCAGGAATGTAAAAG GCCTCCTGTTCAGCCAGCCAGACGTCACACAGGAAGCTCTGAAGTACCTGAACAAGTGCTGGGAAATCTTTCAGTATTTCTGCAGGATCTACTCAGCCCACAGGAACGAGACATGCATGACCTGCAGACACCTGCTGAGGATGTTCAAG GACCTCGGACTGTTCGATCAGCGGCTCACCACAACAACATTACTGGAGTTCCTCATTGCAGAGCACTGTCTAAGCGACAACTGGCCTTCTCGTGTGGACCTGGAG ATTGTGTTCCTGGAGTTTTTTGAGGTGCTTTTGGACTGTGCAGAGTTAAAGTTCCAGCAGGTTTTTGATGAGCCAGAGGAGAGCACGGTCCAGATTGCGACCGACAGCCAGATTACAGAGGCGGAAGAAGCCTCGGGGGAGGAGGAAGCAGAGGCTACAGCCGAACATGTCCAGGAAGTGAGAATCTTTCTTCTGTTTACT TCtaatatgcaaaattcacttttgaaAAGTGTTGAAGTGGGAAACCAAATAATGTTGATATGA
- the rsph10b gene encoding radial spoke head 10 homolog B isoform X6, which translates to MEVLNAELCDEEICMEAEIENNESGGENLDESLLSLSERVANILLRGSESNDRTQTEDIYDLPDIICLKIQRYKGETSDGQINGEGVASFHRGHEYKGIFSKGLMEGFGTFTQADGVKYEGDFVCNLPMGQGTFTWLDGSTYTGDISRGIRHGRGTYKCPRTGMSYSGQWDHSKRHGKGKVYYNEDQTSWYDGDWVVNKRDGWGERGYPSGNTYTGEWRNNLRHGEGTMNWTKLGQQYVGSWKDGVQHGLGTHTWFLKRIDGSQYAQSNQYSGEFFEGQRHGKGIFYYAGGAIYTGEWRNNKKHGQGKLTARSGRVFECDFDDDLILASLNEDRASLPLVAVAGILPLSDNDSKILGSDMAFNIQVLLNKIPQRDREAERMKVESVVMSQHVELRLIFGFYSKLGLSSRSSPPDNIFLLSHLQFWRLLKDCNIHRHSVTLTQIERLIREDRGVAKTCSPFTFMPLHEFLMGLVTVAYYIYREDLVSEKHLLAACFSKLMTNDVLPNARNVKGLLFSQPDVTQEALKYLNKCWEIFQYFCRIYSAHRNETCMTCRHLLRMFKDLGLFDQRLTTTTLLEFLIAEHCLSDNWPSRVDLEVRLSVSSQS; encoded by the exons ATGGAGGTTTTAAATGCTGAACTGTGCGACGAAGAAATATGTATGGAAGCAGAAATTGAAAACAACGAGAGTGGCGGTGAAAACTTAGATGAAAGCTTGTTAAGTTTATCAGAAAGAGTAGCTAATATTCTGCTGAGGGGCTCGGAGAGTAATGACCGAACCCAAACCGAAGACATTTATGATCTCCCTGATATAATTTGCCTGAAAATACAAAG GTACAAAGGAGAAACCAGTGATGGACAGATCAATGGAGAAGGTGTTGCTTCTTTTCACAGAGGACATGAGTACAAG GGAATTTTCTCCAAAGGACTCATGGAGGGATTTGGTACCTTCACACAGGCAGATGGTGTGAAATATGAG GGAGACTTTGTGTGCAACTTGCCAATGGGCCAGGGAACTTTCACATGGCTTGATGGTAGCACCTATACAGGGGACATCAGCAGAGGTATAAGACATGGAAGGGGAACCTACAAGTGTCCCAGAACCGGTATGTCTTACAGTGGGCAGTGGGACCACAGCAAGAGGCATGGAAAG GGTAAAGTGTATTATAATGAGGACCAGACCTCCTGGTATGATGGGGACTGGGTGGTGAACAAGAGAGACGGATGGGGAGAGAGGGG TTACCCGTCTGGAAACACATACACTGGTGAATGGAGGAACAATCTGAGGCATGGAGAGGGAACTATGAACTGGACCAAACTGGGACAGCAGTATGTTGGGAGCTGGAAAGATGGTGTGCAG CATGGTTTGGGCACACACACCTGGTTTTTGAAGCGCATTGATGGATCCCAGTATGCCCAGAGCAACCAGTACAGTGGGGAGTTCTTTGAAGGTCAGCGTCACGGAAAAGGAATCTTTTACTACGCTGGTGGTGCGATCTACACAGGAGAATGGaggaacaataaaaaacacGGGCAG GGCAAGCTCACTGCGAGGAGTGGCCGTGTATTTGAATGCGACTTTGATGACGATCTGATCTTAGCCAGCCTGAATGAAGACAGAGCTTCACTGCCCCTCG TCGCCGTCGCAGGCATCCTTCCGCTGTCAGACAACGACTCCAAGATACTAGGATCTGACATGGCTTTCAACATCCAAGTTCTCCTGAATAAGATCCCACAGAGAGACCGTGAGGCTGAGCGCATGAAG GTGGAGTCTGTGGTGATGAGCCAACACGTGGAGCTGAGGCTCATCTTTGGTTTCTACAGCAAACTCGGCCTCTCCAGTCGCTCCAGTCCTCCTGACAACATCTTCCTGCTGTCCCACCTGCAGTTCTGGCGCCTGCTCAAGGACTGCAACATCCACCGTCACAGCGTGACGCTGACACAGATAGAACGTTTGATCAGAG AAGATAGAGGTGTAGCAAAGACCTGCTCACCTTTCACGTTCATGCCGCTTCATGAGTTTCTCATGGGTCTAGTGACGGTGGCCTACTACATCTACAGGGAAGATCTGGT GTCGGAGAAGCACCTGTTGGCCGCCTGCTTTTCCAAACTGATGACGAACGACGTCCTTCCAAACGCCAGGAATGTAAAAG GCCTCCTGTTCAGCCAGCCAGACGTCACACAGGAAGCTCTGAAGTACCTGAACAAGTGCTGGGAAATCTTTCAGTATTTCTGCAGGATCTACTCAGCCCACAGGAACGAGACATGCATGACCTGCAGACACCTGCTGAGGATGTTCAAG GACCTCGGACTGTTCGATCAGCGGCTCACCACAACAACATTACTGGAGTTCCTCATTGCAGAGCACTGTCTAAGCGACAACTGGCCTTCTCGTGTGGACCTGGAGGTCCGCCTCTCCGTTTCCAGTCAG AGTTAA